One Pseudochaenichthys georgianus chromosome 7, fPseGeo1.2, whole genome shotgun sequence DNA segment encodes these proteins:
- the chst6 gene encoding carbohydrate sulfotransferase 6, with the protein MMPRCRVNLSTMIFLVILQGAAVVLFCGWYVQRSPCGSPPSNGGKVHVLLLSSWRSGSSFVGQVFSQHPSVFYLMEPAWHVWTKLQKQGARALRMAVRDLLRSVFQCDMSVMEAYMPEQTNKFFLFMWSHSRALCSPPACPLTPRNQFSNQTQCEKACSAQGLQGAKHACGSYSHVVIKEVRLFELESLYPLLQDPNIDLRIIHLVRDPRAVVRSKEASASYFAYDSSVVLERRNVPAADVQYQAMQEICRSHVRIHERAILKAPPFLKGRYKMVRYEDVASNPLEEVNAMYEFVGLEMTKQLQEWIFKVTHGKGKGSKKDAFEISSRNAADVSQAWRTALPHSKVKRIQEVCKGAMSLLGYRTVNSEEEQKRLDIDLLVPREPYQFSWLPAETEHPGNA; encoded by the coding sequence ATGATGCCCCGCTGCAGAGTGAACCTCAGCACCATGATCTTCCTGGTCATCCTCCAGGGGGCGGCGGTGGTGCTGTTCTGCGGCTGGTACGTCCAGCGCAGCCCCTGCGGCTCCCCCCCCTCCAATGGCGGCAAAGTTCATGTCCTGCTGCTGTCCTCCTGGAGATCCGGCTCGTCTTTCGTGGGGCAGGTGTTCAGTCAGCACCCGTCTGTCTTCTACCTGATGGAGCCGGCGTGGCACGTGTGGACCAAGCTGCAGAAGCAGGGGGCGCGGGCACTGCGCATGGCGGTGAGGGATCTGTTACGGAgcgtgttccagtgcgacatgTCTGTGATGGAGGCCTACATGCCGGAGCAAACCAACAAGTTCTTTCTGTTTATGTGGAGTCACAGCAGAGCGCTGTGCTCGCCGCCGGCCTGTCCTCTCACCCCCCGCAACCAGTTCAGCAACCAGACCCAGTGCGAAAAGGCCTGTAGTGCTCAAGGCCTGCAGGGGGCCAAGCACGCCTGCGGCAGTTACAGTCATGTAGTAATAAAGGAAGTGAGATTATTTGAGCTAGAATCCCTCTACCCGCTGCTGCAGGATCCAAACATAGACCTCCGCATCATCCACCTGGTCAGGGACCCGCGGGCCGTGGTGCGGTCCAAAGAGGCGTCAGCCAGCTACTTCGCGTACGATAGCTCTGTGGTCTTGGAGCGGAGGAACGTCCCAGCGGCAGATGTGCAGTACCAGGCCATGCAGGAGATCTGCCGTAGCCACGTGCGCATTCATGAGAGGGCCATCCTGAAGGCCCCTCCGTTTCTGAAAGGCCGCTACAAAATGGTGCGCTACGAGGATGTGGCGAGCAACCCTCTCGAGGAGGTAAACGCCATGTATGAGTTTGTAGGTCTAGAGATGACCAAACAGCTGCAGGAATGGATCTTCAAGGTGACGCACGGAAAAGGCAAAGGCTCAAAGAAAGATGCCTTCGAAATCTCGTCACGAAACGCTGCTGACGTCTCGCAAGCTTGGCGCACCGCGCTGCCTCACAGCAAGGTCAAACGCATCCAGGAAGTGTGTAAAGGGGCCATGTCGTTGCTCGGGTACAGAACGGTTAACAGTGAAGAAGAACAGAAGAGACTTGACATAGATCTACTTGTGCCCCGGGAACCGTATCAGTTCAGCTGGTTGCCAGCTGAGACAGAGCATCCCGGTAATGCTTAA